Proteins encoded within one genomic window of Sporolituus thermophilus DSM 23256:
- the spoIIIAF gene encoding stage III sporulation protein AF has protein sequence MIAILSAYIKQIILVVLFATFLELLLPNNSMQRFVRVILGLFIMLAVLNPVLEIINTQWGDRAAAVSAGTGQAADILRKSRDLAEEQSRLAQEVYRHDVAKQVRALAMAVDGVADARAAVELVETVDRRPTGAIKRVTVYITPGRTADRRNIEPITVKPHETADSKEEIEPQIKAKIIRTVAELYQLRPAQIEVKRMN, from the coding sequence ATGATCGCCATTTTGTCTGCCTACATAAAACAGATTATCTTAGTGGTTCTGTTTGCCACCTTTCTTGAACTGCTCCTGCCGAACAACAGCATGCAACGTTTTGTCCGGGTCATCTTGGGGCTGTTTATCATGCTGGCCGTTTTAAATCCCGTGCTTGAAATCATTAATACTCAGTGGGGTGACCGCGCCGCCGCCGTGAGCGCCGGCACCGGCCAGGCGGCGGACATTTTGCGGAAAAGCCGGGATTTAGCCGAGGAGCAGAGTCGTCTGGCCCAAGAGGTGTACCGCCATGACGTTGCCAAACAAGTCCGGGCCTTGGCGATGGCTGTTGACGGGGTGGCTGACGCGCGGGCGGCAGTGGAATTGGTTGAAACCGTTGATAGACGACCCACGGGAGCCATCAAACGGGTTACTGTCTATATTACGCCAGGCAGGACAGCTGACAGGCGTAATATAGAGCCTATTACGGTGAAGCCCCACGAGACCGCGGACAGCAAAGAGGAAATAGAACCGCAGATTAAGGCCAAAATTATCCGGACTGTTGCGGAGTTGTACCAACTGCGACCGGCTCAGATTGAAGTAAAGCGGATGAACTAG
- the spoIIIAE gene encoding stage III sporulation protein AE, with translation MKIVLCVVMMLIISGVGWAAPLDQDGVSDQLLDKLSLDNVNNFIRKVNHELQEDIPLLTAATIKETAVKGLNFDWSLLWQKLISRLFRECAANIHLLGKLLFLAVLCALLQNLQNSFEQSTISLLAYGVCFIFLAVIALNALYNALTMARETVDYMVGMMEALLPLLLSLLAGVGALTSAALFTPLMLFVVSSVGLVVKDVVLPLLMLTAVLECVNFLSDKYRLSNLAGFFKQGGMVVLGLTLVIFIGIITIQGVAGSVADGITLRTAKYATSTFIPVVGKMFADTVELVMGASLLIKNAIGIFGVMAIITVCAFPLIKLMSLILVIKIAGALVQPLGDEKMAKCLDGMGNNLLLVFGAVLTVALMLFLAITMIVGAGSLAVMLR, from the coding sequence ATGAAAATAGTTTTATGTGTCGTCATGATGCTAATTATTAGTGGAGTCGGCTGGGCCGCGCCTCTTGATCAGGATGGCGTAAGCGACCAGCTTCTTGATAAGTTGTCATTGGACAATGTCAATAATTTTATTCGTAAAGTCAACCACGAATTACAGGAGGATATTCCCCTGCTAACCGCGGCAACTATCAAGGAGACAGCCGTCAAGGGGCTGAATTTTGATTGGTCACTGTTATGGCAAAAGCTGATTAGTCGGCTATTTCGCGAATGCGCGGCGAATATTCACCTCCTCGGCAAACTGTTATTTCTGGCCGTCCTTTGTGCGTTGTTGCAAAACCTGCAAAATTCTTTTGAACAGTCGACGATTTCCCTGCTGGCTTACGGCGTGTGCTTTATCTTTCTTGCCGTTATTGCCCTTAACGCTTTATACAATGCCCTGACCATGGCCCGGGAAACCGTCGATTACATGGTAGGTATGATGGAGGCGCTCTTACCGCTCTTGCTTTCGTTGTTAGCCGGCGTTGGCGCGCTGACATCGGCTGCCTTGTTTACGCCGCTGATGCTTTTCGTGGTGAGCTCGGTCGGCTTGGTCGTCAAAGATGTGGTGCTGCCGCTGTTAATGCTGACGGCCGTCCTGGAATGTGTCAATTTTTTGTCTGACAAATACCGCTTGAGTAATCTGGCCGGTTTTTTTAAGCAAGGCGGCATGGTAGTCCTCGGTCTGACACTGGTCATTTTTATCGGCATCATTACCATTCAGGGCGTCGCCGGCAGCGTGGCCGATGGGATTACGCTGCGGACTGCAAAATATGCTACGTCTACCTTTATACCTGTAGTCGGTAAAATGTTTGCCGATACAGTTGAACTAGTGATGGGTGCATCACTGCTCATTAAAAACGCCATCGGTATTTTCGGCGTAATGGCCATTATCACTGTTTGCGCTTTCCCTCTCATTAAACTGATGTCGCTAATACTGGTCATTAAAATCGCCGGCGCTCTTGTTCAACCCCTTGGCGACGAAAAGATGGCGAAATGTCTTGACGGCATGGGCAACAACTTGCTGCTGGTTTTCGGTGCTGTTCTAACGGTCGCCTTAATGCTCTTTTTGGCTATAACCATGATCGTCGGCGCAGGCAGCCTGGCAGTAATGCTGCGCTGA
- the spoIIIAD gene encoding stage III sporulation protein AD produces MEIVQIVGLGFVVTLLILIIRRQRPEFALQLSLTLATVIFLLVLGKINVVLNLFRDLAEKANISQTYLNTILKIIGIAYITEFGAQVCRDAGEGAVAGKIEFAGKILVMVMAIPIIALVLDTIVRLIP; encoded by the coding sequence ATGGAAATTGTGCAGATTGTCGGACTGGGCTTTGTCGTTACGCTGCTTATCTTAATAATCCGGCGGCAGCGTCCCGAATTTGCTTTACAGCTTAGTCTGACGCTGGCAACGGTCATTTTTTTGCTGGTGCTTGGTAAAATCAACGTGGTGTTAAATTTGTTCCGTGATTTGGCGGAAAAAGCCAATATTAGCCAGACCTACCTAAATACCATTCTCAAGATTATCGGCATCGCCTATATCACCGAGTTTGGGGCCCAAGTCTGCCGTGACGCCGGCGAAGGAGCGGTGGCCGGCAAGATTGAGTTTGCCGGCAAAATTCTGGTCATGGTAATGGCTATTCCGATTATCGCATTGGTCCTCGACACGATCGTGAGACTGATACCGTAA
- the spoIIIAC gene encoding stage III sporulation protein AC: MGLDLLFKIAGVGILVSVFHTALKQAGKEDMAQICTLAGFALVLLWVVQLLGRLFSTVQDVFKLF; the protein is encoded by the coding sequence ATGGGATTGGACTTATTATTCAAAATTGCAGGGGTTGGCATACTGGTTTCGGTGTTTCACACGGCTCTCAAACAGGCAGGCAAGGAAGATATGGCGCAAATTTGCACTTTGGCAGGCTTCGCTCTCGTCCTGCTCTGGGTCGTACAATTATTAGGCCGGCTGTTTTCTACCGTCCAGGACGTTTTTAAGCTATTCTAA
- a CDS encoding stage III sporulation protein AB translates to MWLKLTGSLLVVTAGTAIGFLMAWRYSERPRQIAQIISCLVSLKSYINYAAMPLPEALARCSAGINGPVADLFGRMAQLLQKESWLTPQEALRRALDQADSRLVLGRPEIEALLLLGANLGAMNREEQQKQLDLVQHELEKAEREAIAQRDPNMKMYRYLGVCGSLAIVILLV, encoded by the coding sequence ATGTGGTTGAAACTCACGGGCAGCCTGCTGGTGGTAACAGCAGGTACCGCCATTGGTTTTTTAATGGCCTGGCGCTATAGTGAGCGCCCGCGGCAAATTGCCCAGATTATCAGCTGCCTTGTTTCGCTTAAGTCATATATAAACTATGCTGCTATGCCGCTGCCGGAAGCCCTGGCACGCTGCAGCGCCGGCATCAATGGTCCCGTTGCCGACCTGTTTGGACGGATGGCGCAATTGCTGCAGAAGGAGAGTTGGCTGACGCCGCAGGAGGCTCTTCGCCGGGCTCTGGACCAGGCGGACAGCCGGCTTGTTTTAGGCCGGCCTGAGATAGAGGCTTTGCTGCTCCTGGGCGCCAATCTTGGCGCGATGAACCGCGAGGAACAACAGAAGCAATTGGACCTGGTACAGCACGAACTGGAGAAAGCGGAACGTGAAGCTATCGCCCAGCGCGATCCAAATATGAAAATGTATCGCTATCTTGGCGTATGCGGCAGTCTGGCAATCGTAATATTGCTGGTGTAG
- the spoIIIAA gene encoding stage III sporulation protein AA, translating into METIRALEKTVFPVLPHTIAALLRGVSPALLAQATEIRLRVNQPLLLGLGATDVMLTPAGQPTGRREQAYCCCYDDLIKTLQLISKNSLYAFEQELKLGFITIAGGHRVGLAGQVIVHDGTVKALKNATAMNIRLAREVKGCADPLMPYLIGPDGCVYSTLLISPPRCGKTTLLRDIIRQLSSGVRQLNFPGVQVGLVDERSEIAACVSGVPSMDLGPRVDVLDGCPKASGLLMLLRSMAPQVMVTDELGRGEDAAAIQEALHAGVAVVATVHGRDIAGISQRPYVGELIKNGWFDRYVILSDTPTVGTIEQVIAVADGRTLYRRSKEVRVCG; encoded by the coding sequence ATGGAAACTATTCGAGCTCTGGAAAAGACGGTTTTTCCCGTCCTGCCGCACACGATTGCGGCGCTCCTCCGGGGTGTGTCTCCGGCTTTGCTGGCCCAGGCCACCGAAATACGGCTTAGGGTCAATCAGCCCCTCCTTTTGGGCTTGGGAGCGACCGACGTGATGCTCACTCCGGCAGGTCAGCCGACAGGCAGGCGGGAGCAGGCCTACTGCTGCTGTTATGATGATTTAATTAAAACATTGCAATTAATCAGCAAGAATTCTCTCTACGCCTTTGAGCAAGAACTGAAACTTGGCTTTATTACTATCGCCGGCGGCCATCGCGTCGGCTTGGCCGGCCAGGTCATTGTTCATGACGGAACGGTAAAAGCGTTGAAAAATGCCACCGCCATGAATATTCGCCTGGCCCGGGAGGTAAAAGGCTGCGCCGATCCGCTCATGCCCTACCTGATTGGTCCGGACGGGTGTGTGTATAGTACGCTGCTTATTTCACCGCCGCGCTGTGGCAAAACAACCCTGCTTCGCGATATTATCCGCCAGCTCAGCAGCGGCGTGCGGCAACTAAATTTTCCCGGCGTTCAGGTCGGACTGGTCGATGAGAGATCAGAAATTGCCGCTTGCGTTAGCGGCGTTCCGAGCATGGATTTAGGACCGCGGGTCGATGTTCTGGACGGCTGTCCCAAAGCCAGCGGCCTTTTAATGCTGCTTCGTTCCATGGCGCCGCAGGTGATGGTAACAGATGAACTGGGAAGGGGGGAGGACGCTGCGGCAATTCAGGAAGCCCTCCATGCGGGCGTGGCTGTTGTTGCTACCGTACATGGGCGTGACATAGCCGGCATCTCCCAACGTCCATATGTGGGCGAACTGATAAAAAACGGTTGGTTCGACCGGTATGTCATTTTAAGTGATACGCCGACTGTCGGAACTATTGAGCAGGTTATTGCGGTCGCCGACGGCCGAACGTTGTACCGGCGGTCAAAAGAGGTGAGAGTATGTGGTTGA
- a CDS encoding CD1247 N-terminal domain-containing protein, translating to MANLKEKVAYLQGLTKGLNVDTQSPEGKLLVNIVDVLDSFAEELACMSVAQQELENYVETIDDDLTDLEDEVYDVEMIDEDDDLVEIECPVCHEDVTFEADLLDEDDPVEVTCPHCGGIVYDNTLDFADDELDDDDVRSSRHLLHPGV from the coding sequence ATGGCCAATTTGAAAGAAAAGGTGGCGTATCTGCAAGGACTAACAAAAGGATTAAACGTAGATACGCAGTCGCCGGAAGGTAAACTTCTGGTTAACATTGTTGATGTATTGGATTCGTTCGCTGAAGAGTTGGCGTGCATGTCAGTGGCGCAGCAGGAACTTGAAAACTATGTAGAAACCATTGATGACGATCTCACGGATTTAGAAGATGAAGTCTACGATGTGGAAATGATTGATGAAGATGACGACTTAGTGGAAATAGAGTGTCCTGTTTGTCACGAGGATGTTACTTTTGAGGCGGACCTTCTCGATGAGGACGATCCAGTGGAAGTAACTTGTCCGCATTGCGGCGGTATCGTTTATGACAACACATTAGATTTTGCGGATGACGAGCTGGATGATGATGACGTCCGGTCCTCCCGCCATCTTTTACACCCCGGCGTATAA
- the efp gene encoding elongation factor P, with product MISTNDFRTGITVEIDGEVWQVVDFQHVKPGKGAAFVRSKLKNVRTGAVVERTFNAGEKLPRAHVDRREMQYLYESDGLYNFMDNETYEQVALTDEQLGDAKKFLKENMNIGVMFFQGVVIGVDLPNSVELRVVETDPGIRGDTATGGTKPAKLETGHVVRVPLFINEGDVLRIDTRTGEYIERA from the coding sequence ATGATATCTACCAACGATTTTCGCACAGGGATTACTGTTGAAATTGACGGTGAGGTTTGGCAAGTCGTCGATTTCCAGCATGTGAAACCCGGCAAGGGTGCCGCTTTTGTCCGCAGTAAATTGAAAAATGTCCGTACCGGGGCCGTAGTCGAACGGACATTCAACGCCGGCGAGAAATTACCCAGGGCTCATGTAGACCGCCGGGAAATGCAGTACCTTTATGAAAGCGATGGCCTGTATAACTTTATGGATAACGAAACATACGAGCAAGTCGCCCTTACCGACGAGCAGCTTGGTGACGCCAAGAAATTCCTGAAAGAGAACATGAATATTGGCGTTATGTTTTTCCAAGGGGTCGTTATTGGCGTTGATTTGCCTAATTCGGTAGAACTCAGGGTAGTGGAGACCGACCCTGGTATCCGGGGTGACACGGCAACGGGCGGCACCAAACCGGCCAAACTGGAAACAGGGCATGTAGTCCGTGTGCCGCTATTCATCAATGAGGGTGATGTATTGCGCATCGATACCCGTACCGGCGAGTATATTGAACGAGCATAA
- a CDS encoding M24 family metallopeptidase: protein MKDRLKRLHNLIKQENVDGMIVTKPENRRYFSGFTGTAGMLLITAEGRWLITDFRYIEQAARQAPDFEVVRHGSGIYETLAGLLKPLGLARIGFEADYVTWDVYHALNASVGAELVPLRLDGLRMVKDHDELLLLKKAVAIADHAFEHILSFIKPGISEREIALELEFAMRRQGAEKAAFDIIVASGARSALPHGVASEKIIEAGDLVTLDFGAVYQGYHSDITRTVVIGRASAKQRQIYDIVLAAQQTGVSALSPGLAGSEVDKAARAVIADAGYGEFFGHGLGHGVGLAIHEEPRLSPTGSVILEENMVVTVEPGIYLPEWGGVRIEDMVVLTASGCEVLTGSSKQLIELDW, encoded by the coding sequence ATGAAAGATCGCTTGAAACGTCTGCATAATCTAATAAAGCAAGAGAATGTTGACGGCATGATTGTCACGAAGCCGGAAAACCGCCGCTATTTTAGCGGTTTTACCGGTACAGCGGGCATGCTGCTCATTACTGCCGAGGGCCGGTGGCTAATCACCGATTTTCGTTATATAGAACAGGCTGCTCGGCAGGCGCCTGATTTTGAAGTGGTTCGGCACGGCTCCGGTATTTACGAAACGCTGGCCGGCCTGCTAAAGCCGTTAGGGTTAGCGCGCATTGGCTTTGAGGCCGACTATGTTACTTGGGACGTTTATCACGCCCTAAATGCTTCCGTTGGCGCCGAACTTGTCCCATTACGGCTTGACGGATTACGGATGGTTAAGGACCACGATGAACTGCTTCTTCTCAAAAAGGCCGTCGCCATTGCCGATCATGCTTTCGAGCATATTCTTTCTTTTATCAAGCCAGGGATAAGCGAGCGCGAAATAGCGCTGGAGCTTGAGTTTGCCATGCGCCGGCAGGGCGCGGAAAAGGCCGCTTTTGATATTATTGTCGCCTCAGGCGCCCGTTCGGCTTTGCCCCACGGCGTAGCCAGCGAAAAAATAATTGAAGCCGGTGATTTGGTTACCCTGGACTTTGGCGCCGTATATCAGGGCTATCATTCCGATATTACCCGCACGGTGGTTATTGGACGGGCAAGCGCCAAGCAGCGCCAAATCTACGACATTGTTCTGGCTGCGCAGCAGACGGGCGTTAGCGCACTTAGCCCCGGTCTTGCCGGCAGCGAAGTGGATAAGGCCGCGCGCGCGGTAATTGCCGACGCCGGGTACGGCGAATTTTTCGGTCACGGGCTGGGTCACGGCGTCGGACTGGCAATTCATGAAGAACCGCGTTTATCACCGACCGGCTCCGTTATCCTGGAAGAAAACATGGTCGTGACGGTCGAGCCCGGAATTTACCTGCCTGAATGGGGTGGGGTACGTATTGAGGATATGGTTGTCCTTACTGCTTCCGGCTGTGAAGTGCTGACCGGGAGCAGTAAGCAACTCATAGAATTAGACTGGTAA
- the aroQ gene encoding type II 3-dehydroquinate dehydratase: protein MGEKVRRVLVLHGPNLNWLGKREPHIYGVTTLAEINELICNKAKALGLEADCFQSNHEGALIDAVQQADGRYECLIINPAAFTHYSFALRDALAAVSLPVIEVHLSNIYSREEFRRHSVIAPVVVGQISGFGSASYLLALEAAAVLLRKEGDKGGGEK from the coding sequence ATGGGGGAGAAGGTCCGGCGGGTTTTGGTGCTGCACGGCCCGAATCTTAATTGGTTGGGAAAACGGGAACCGCATATTTATGGCGTAACAACCCTCGCGGAAATTAATGAGCTAATTTGCAATAAAGCCAAGGCACTCGGCCTGGAAGCGGACTGCTTTCAATCCAATCATGAGGGCGCGCTGATTGATGCGGTGCAGCAGGCCGACGGCCGGTACGAGTGCCTTATCATCAACCCCGCCGCCTTTACTCATTATAGCTTTGCTTTACGCGATGCGCTGGCCGCTGTATCACTGCCGGTCATCGAGGTTCATCTGTCCAATATTTATAGTCGGGAAGAATTTCGCCGGCACTCGGTGATCGCGCCGGTAGTCGTGGGGCAGATTAGCGGTTTTGGGTCGGCGAGCTATTTGTTAGCCCTGGAAGCAGCCGCCGTTTTGCTTCGTAAAGAAGGCGACAAAGGAGGCGGCGAAAAATGA
- a CDS encoding TldD/PmbA family protein produces the protein MDYLEIANKAIQLAQKIGAYAAEAYVLDARALTIEVAEQKVETLKQAHDTGIGIRVISREQAVGFAHSTGIDGGDIEGVVRQALANSRKSFADKYHVLPGKPQQIPEMDLLDRQLALVPVEEKIEKAKEVERAAQRTDKRVRRTERCVYEDADYGVALANSNGLAVAYRSGYCGVYGMVLAEQDGDVQTGMALSYRRRFAELDAAAVGSEAAREAIMLLGAKTIGTTKAALVLSPYIATNFFSILVPALSADAVQKGRSLFKGKLGQKVASPALSLVDDGRLEGGIASSPVDGEGVPTRRTELLVRGELNSYLYNTYTAAKDNVTSTGNGVRGSFKGLPEVGPTNIFIQPGDTEPNAIIAGVKKGFYVTSVMGMHTANPISGDFSIGAAGVWIENGEFTHAVRGVAIAGNILELLNNVDAVGSDLRFFGSQGAPTLRISGITISGS, from the coding sequence ATGGATTATTTGGAAATTGCCAACAAGGCAATACAACTGGCACAAAAAATTGGCGCCTATGCGGCCGAAGCCTATGTACTTGACGCCAGGGCGCTGACGATAGAAGTAGCCGAGCAGAAGGTGGAAACATTAAAACAGGCCCACGACACCGGTATTGGCATTCGCGTAATTTCGCGGGAACAAGCGGTGGGGTTTGCTCATTCTACCGGCATCGACGGCGGCGATATTGAAGGTGTAGTTCGCCAAGCGCTGGCTAACAGCCGCAAGAGCTTTGCCGATAAATACCATGTCCTTCCCGGTAAGCCACAGCAGATACCGGAAATGGACCTTCTCGACCGGCAGCTGGCTCTGGTACCGGTAGAGGAAAAGATTGAAAAAGCCAAAGAAGTAGAGCGGGCGGCGCAGCGGACCGACAAGCGCGTTCGGCGGACGGAACGTTGCGTCTATGAAGATGCCGATTATGGCGTGGCGCTGGCTAATTCTAACGGTCTGGCAGTGGCTTACCGGAGCGGTTATTGCGGCGTTTATGGCATGGTACTCGCCGAGCAGGACGGTGATGTCCAGACCGGCATGGCGCTGAGTTATCGGCGGCGGTTTGCCGAACTTGATGCCGCCGCGGTTGGCAGTGAAGCAGCACGGGAAGCCATCATGCTACTTGGCGCGAAGACAATTGGTACGACAAAAGCGGCCTTGGTTCTCAGTCCCTATATTGCCACTAACTTTTTCAGCATTTTGGTACCGGCGCTGAGTGCCGATGCCGTGCAGAAGGGCCGCTCCCTATTTAAAGGCAAGCTGGGGCAAAAAGTAGCTTCGCCGGCTCTTTCGCTCGTAGACGATGGCCGTCTGGAAGGCGGTATTGCCTCCAGCCCCGTCGACGGCGAAGGGGTGCCTACCCGCCGTACCGAACTGTTGGTGCGGGGTGAGTTAAACAGTTACCTATACAATACCTATACGGCGGCGAAAGATAACGTGACCAGCACCGGCAACGGCGTGCGAGGGTCATTTAAAGGTTTGCCGGAAGTAGGACCTACCAATATTTTTATTCAACCGGGCGACACCGAGCCGAACGCTATAATTGCGGGGGTGAAGAAGGGCTTTTATGTCACTAGCGTCATGGGAATGCATACCGCCAACCCCATTTCCGGCGATTTCTCGATCGGCGCCGCCGGTGTATGGATTGAGAACGGCGAGTTTACCCACGCGGTCCGCGGGGTAGCCATCGCCGGCAACATCCTGGAGCTTTTGAACAATGTCGATGCCGTAGGGAGCGACCTCCGCTTTTTCGGTTCCCAGGGTGCGCCTACGCTCAGGATCAGCGGTATCACGATTAGCGGCAGTTAA
- a CDS encoding GntP family permease, whose amino-acid sequence MFQGPMLLVILFAAIVFMIALISRYKVHAFLALLLSAFFVGFAAGMNPVEVTQHVAKGFGGTVERIGIVIIAGTIIGVMLERSGAALTMAETILKLVGEKRPALAMSVIGYITSIPVFCDSGFVILSALNKSLAKRAGVSMAVMAVALSTGLYATHTLVPPTPGPIAAANNLKADLGMVIFIGLIVAVPAALAGYLWATWYCKRFNIEPDTGVGYEELLAKFKKLPSPLASFAPLVVPIVLIALKSVANFPGAPFGKGTLKVTLDFIGDPMIALLFGVGLCLFLVPKLDEEVLSGWVGQGIKDSAAIIMITAAGGSLGALIAATKIGNYLGQSLAQFNLGVFLPFIIAAAIKTAQGSSTVSLITTSTIVYPLLATLGLGSPMGAVLATMAIGCGSMVVSHANDSYFWVVSQFSNIPVDTAYKTQTLATLVMGITGMLTVWIMTWFLV is encoded by the coding sequence GTGTTTCAGGGTCCGATGTTGCTGGTTATTTTATTTGCCGCCATCGTATTTATGATTGCCTTAATCTCCCGGTACAAAGTTCATGCTTTTTTAGCTTTATTATTGTCTGCGTTTTTTGTAGGTTTTGCTGCGGGGATGAATCCCGTCGAAGTGACCCAGCATGTGGCTAAGGGCTTCGGGGGGACGGTCGAACGCATCGGTATCGTGATTATTGCCGGCACCATTATCGGCGTTATGTTGGAACGTAGCGGCGCCGCCCTTACCATGGCTGAAACGATACTCAAATTGGTAGGCGAAAAGCGGCCTGCTTTGGCCATGAGTGTTATCGGTTATATAACTTCTATTCCTGTTTTTTGCGACTCAGGCTTTGTCATTCTTTCGGCGCTTAACAAGTCGCTGGCCAAACGGGCCGGAGTTTCCATGGCCGTCATGGCGGTGGCTCTCTCTACCGGCCTTTACGCGACACATACGCTTGTGCCGCCGACACCCGGGCCTATTGCGGCCGCGAACAACTTAAAAGCCGATTTGGGGATGGTTATTTTTATCGGTTTAATTGTCGCCGTTCCCGCGGCTCTGGCAGGCTATTTATGGGCCACGTGGTATTGCAAGCGGTTTAATATTGAGCCTGATACAGGCGTCGGTTATGAGGAACTGCTGGCCAAATTCAAGAAACTTCCCAGTCCACTCGCGTCCTTCGCCCCGCTTGTCGTCCCGATTGTTCTCATTGCCTTAAAGTCGGTGGCCAACTTTCCGGGTGCACCTTTCGGCAAAGGCACGCTAAAGGTGACGCTTGACTTTATCGGTGATCCAATGATCGCCCTGCTGTTCGGCGTTGGTCTTTGCCTGTTCCTTGTCCCCAAATTGGACGAGGAAGTTTTATCCGGTTGGGTGGGGCAAGGCATCAAAGACTCGGCGGCAATTATCATGATTACCGCTGCCGGCGGATCGCTTGGCGCGCTTATCGCCGCGACCAAAATCGGCAACTATCTTGGCCAAAGCCTGGCCCAGTTTAATCTTGGCGTTTTTCTGCCTTTTATTATCGCGGCGGCGATTAAAACCGCCCAAGGTTCATCAACGGTATCATTAATCACTACATCGACTATCGTTTATCCGCTGCTTGCTACCCTTGGTCTCGGTTCCCCCATGGGAGCAGTTTTGGCTACCATGGCAATCGGCTGCGGTTCGATGGTCGTGTCGCATGCTAATGACTCGTATTTCTGGGTAGTATCCCAGTTTTCCAATATCCCCGTTGATACCGCATACAAGACACAAACCTTGGCCACATTAGTAATGGGGATTACCGGCATGTTGACGGTTTGGATAATGACGTGGTTTTTGGTATAA
- the tpx gene encoding thiol peroxidase encodes MEKRKNVITFKGNPLTLLGPEIKTGMKAPDFTVLSTALEPVKLSDHQGKVRIISVVPSVDTPVCDMQTRRFNEEASELSDAVVFSVSVDLPFALAKYCAAQGIDNIKTLSDHKDLDFGLKYGFVIEELRLLARGIIVVDKEGIVRHVEYVKEVTEHPDYAKALAVAKEYL; translated from the coding sequence ATGGAAAAACGGAAAAATGTCATTACTTTTAAAGGTAATCCGCTGACTTTGCTTGGACCGGAAATTAAAACAGGTATGAAAGCTCCGGATTTCACTGTACTTTCTACAGCGCTTGAACCGGTCAAGTTAAGCGATCATCAAGGTAAGGTACGTATCATCAGTGTAGTGCCTTCAGTAGATACTCCGGTATGCGATATGCAGACGCGCCGCTTTAATGAAGAGGCGTCCGAACTTAGCGATGCAGTTGTCTTTTCCGTCAGCGTCGATTTACCGTTTGCTTTGGCTAAATATTGCGCGGCACAGGGCATTGACAATATAAAAACGCTCTCAGACCATAAAGACCTGGACTTTGGTTTAAAATACGGTTTTGTTATTGAAGAATTACGACTTCTCGCTCGCGGTATCATCGTCGTCGACAAAGAAGGCATTGTGCGGCATGTTGAATATGTAAAGGAAGTTACCGAGCATCCCGACTACGCTAAGGCGCTGGCGGTTGCAAAAGAATATTTGTAA